A stretch of Misgurnus anguillicaudatus unplaced genomic scaffold, ASM2758022v2 HiC_scaffold_33, whole genome shotgun sequence DNA encodes these proteins:
- the LOC129437065 gene encoding uncharacterized protein isoform X1 produces the protein MPLRSRGDLTMNREDVDCCESSVYVTDDGSLDSVWMSRDQSLTPQTLLDSKLSEEKSRHTQNSELSLTFLSEIKTEPPEIKTEPPEIITEPPEIKTEPTEIKTEPTEEEDRPDEDDDFITSDVKSDSCLDIEITSSTSKERLTEQTLSCITCGKTFSSQRHLERHERKHTEQKLFNRSEISFTTLQEKKLHSEDHREKKKKKQFHCEQCGKICVSSSKLNVHMRTHSGEKPFYCTECGNYFKSKHNLKVHQRIHTGEKPYKCPHCEKRFSCKYNLNRHVRSHTNERPYQCSECDKTFSDSSSLKKHEYTHIEEKLYQCSHCDKCYGYKYQLITHQIVHTGEKPYVCTHCGKSFTNSSNLRVHQRVHTGEKPYHCSVCGKSFNLKATLVNHKIIHTGEKPFKCSQCDKTFGYSSSLKYHQRVHTGAKP, from the exons atgccTCTCAGGTCAAGAGGAGATTTAACAATGAATCGAGAG gatgtggattgttgtgaatcttcagtgtatgtgactgatgatgggagtctggattcagtgtggatgagCAGAGATCAGAGTCTCACACCACAGACACTGCTGGACTCTAAACTCTCTGAAGAgaaatccagacacacacagaacTCAGAGCTCAGTCTGACTTTTCTctcagaaatcaaaactgaacccccagaaatcaaaactgaacccccAGAAATCATAACTGAACCcccagaaatcaaaactgaacccacagaaatcaaaactgaacccacagaagaggaagatcgcCCTGATGAAGATGATGACTTTATTACATCAG atgtgaagagtgatTCATGTCTGGATATCGAAATAACGTCTtcaacatcaaaagagcgactgacagaacaaactctttcctgcatcacctgtggaaagacattcagctcacagagacatttagagagacatgagagaaaacacacagaacagaaactcttcaacagatctgagatcagctttactaccttacaagagaagaaacttcattcagaagaccacagagagaagaagaagaagaagcagtttcactgtgagcagtgtgggaaGATTTGTGTCTCTTCCTCTAAACTAAAtgttcacatgaggacacacagtggTGAAAAGCCTTTctactgcactgaatgtggaaatTACTTTAAAAGCAAACACAATCTTAAAGTtcatcagagaattcatacaggagaaaaaccttacaaatgtcctcactgtgagaagagattTAGCTGTAAATATAATCTGAACCGACATGTGCGTTCacacaccaatgagagaccgtatcagtgcagtgaATGTGACAAAACCTTTAGTGATTCaagttcattaaaaaaacacgAGTATACTCACATTGAAGAGAAACTCTAtcagtgttcacactgtgataaatGTTACGGTTATAAATATCAGCTGATAACCCATCAGatagttcacactggagagaaaccttacgtctgcactcattgtggaaagagcttcactAATTCATCTAATTTAAGAGTTCAtcaaagagttcatactggagagaaaccttatcactgtagtgtctgtgggaagagttttaatcTAAAGGCTACATTAGTAAATCACAAgataattcatacaggtgaaaaacctttcaaatgttctcagtgtgacaagacttTTGGTTATTCAAGTAGTTTAAAAtaccatcagagagttcatactggagcgaaaccttaa
- the LOC129437065 gene encoding uncharacterized protein isoform X2 — MCSVKLIDCTNLMMKIKTEPTEIKTDPTEIKTEPTEIKTEPTDIKTEPTEEEDRPDEDDDLITSDVKSDSCLDIEITSSTSKERLTEQTLSCITCGKTFSSQRHLERHERKHTEQKLFNRSEISFTTLQEKKLHSEDHREKKKKKQFHCEQCGKICVSSSKLNVHMRTHSGEKPFYCTECGNYFKSKHNLKVHQRIHTGEKPYKCPHCEKRFSCKYNLNRHVRSHTNERPYQCSECDKTFSDSSSLKKHEYTHIEEKLYQCSHCDKCYGYKYQLITHQIVHTGEKPYVCTHCGKSFTNSSNLRVHQRVHTGEKPYHCSVCGKSFNLKATLVNHKIIHTGEKPFKCSQCDKTFGYSSSLKYHQRVHTGAKP; from the exons atgtgttcagttaaactcatcgactgcacgaacctcatgatgaagattaaaacGGAACctacagaaatcaaaactgatccgacagaaatcaaaactgaaccgacagaaatcaaaactgaaccgaCAGATataaaaactgaacccacagaagaggaagatcgcCCTGATGAAGATGATGACTTAATTACATCAG atgtgaagagtgatTCATGTCTGGATATCGAAATAACGTCTtcaacatcaaaagagcgactgacagaacaaactctttcctgcatcacctgtggaaagacattcagctcacagagacatttagagagacatgagagaaaacacacagaacagaaactcttcaacagatctgagatcagctttactaccttacaagagaagaaacttcattcagaagaccacagagagaagaagaagaagaagcagtttcactgtgagcagtgtgggaaGATTTGTGTCTCTTCCTCTAAACTAAAtgttcacatgaggacacacagtggTGAAAAGCCTTTctactgcactgaatgtggaaatTACTTTAAAAGCAAACACAATCTTAAAGTtcatcagagaattcatacaggagaaaaaccttacaaatgtcctcactgtgagaagagattTAGCTGTAAATATAATCTGAACCGACATGTGCGTTCacacaccaatgagagaccgtatcagtgcagtgaATGTGACAAAACCTTTAGTGATTCaagttcattaaaaaaacacgAGTATACTCACATTGAAGAGAAACTCTAtcagtgttcacactgtgataaatGTTACGGTTATAAATATCAGCTGATAACCCATCAGatagttcacactggagagaaaccttacgtctgcactcattgtggaaagagcttcactAATTCATCTAATTTAAGAGTTCAtcaaagagttcatactggagagaaaccttatcactgtagtgtctgtgggaagagttttaatcTAAAGGCTACATTAGTAAATCACAAgataattcatacaggtgaaaaacctttcaaatgttctcagtgtgacaagacttTTGGTTATTCAAGTAGTTTAAAAtaccatcagagagttcatactggagcgaaaccttaa